Part of the Panicum virgatum strain AP13 chromosome 4N, P.virgatum_v5, whole genome shotgun sequence genome is shown below.
TCTGGGTTCTGGAAATTTCGAGATTTTATAGTCAGATAATATTGGTTGTTAAGGACATCGCTGTCCAATTTGATCAAATCGCTCCAAGTTCGCATCATTTTCTTATTGAATTACCTTTTTTCAAAGGAGAATCGAAGCACCTCTCTCGTGCATATTTGCAGCAGACAAATAAAGAAACTAAAATTTTCGCCATTTAATGAACAATTGGACTGAAAACCTTTTATcaaagggagagaaaaaaatgaagTGGTACCTCTCTTTTCTTAGTCATTTTGATAGGAGTGCAATAAGCTTAATCCTCAGGACGCTATTCCTCAGAGAAATATCATAATTTTCTCATCATGCTTATTCTCAGCTGACTAAATGAGAAACTAAAGAAACGTGTATTCTTGTAGTGTCATCCTTTTTCCAGTTCTGATGGAACTAGTTGGCTTAGTACACAATTGTTAAAGCTGGAACTTCCTGTTGACTAGAGATATTTCTCAAGTTGTGATCCAGATGAATTAACAGACAATATTTTATTTATCCTATTTTATAGATCAGATAGTGACTGTGATGCCTATATGTGGTTGGTGGCTGGTCTATTCTTGACTATATGAAGCTCATGTATTTTATTAACAAAACAACTCTTCACTAGAACTGTGCCAATTTGCCAAGTGAAGGTAGACACCTTAAGCCCCTTGTGAGCTAGTGAAGTCTAGCAATAAAATCAAGGAAAACATTCCACGAGAGTAATAATGGCTGATGAATCATGGAGGATACCTATGCTAGTGCAAGAACTGGCAGCCAAGGTGCAGCTGCCACCAAGCAGGTATGTGCAGCCGGAGCAGTATCATCCTGTCAGCCTAGTGGTTGCTGCTGAGAAGCCGGAGCCCATCCCTGTTATTGACCTTAGCCGGCTTTTGGCTGCTGATAGTGCTGATGATGAGGGAAGCAAGCTCCGGTTTGCCTTGCAGAGCTGGGGGCTCTTCCTGGTGATCCTTTCagctcttgttcttgtttttcttgcATGCTGCTAGTTTTATTGCGCCTTTTGACATGCAAGAGATGATGTGTATGTTAGTTTGTATATTCAGGTCGATAACCATGAAATAGAAACTTCTTTGATGGATGATTTGATCAACGCATCAAGAGAGTTTTTCCATCTGCCAGTCGAAGAGAAACAGAAGTGCAGTAACTTGATAGGCGGCATGGGCTCGTGGCGGTTCTTGTAGCTGGCGACGAGCACCTGCACGAGGCCGAGGATGGCGCTCCTGTCGGCCGCCGCCTTGAGGTAGAAGGGCGAGCCGAGGAGGAAGAGCGTGAGCGCGGTGACCATGAGCACGACGGGCACGGAGAAGCCGACAACCCAGCCCCTGGCCTGCTGGATGTAGACGATGACGGTGGCCGCGAACACGATGGAGAGGCCCAGCACCGTGTAGTACCAGTTGAAGAAGGTCTGTAGCgtcccccgccccgccgcccctgGGGTCGCGACGCACGGAGCAGATGGATTTGGATGGAGGGGTATACATGTCCATACGGGAAAAATACGAGGAGCTGTACCCTGCGGGTGGGCCTCAGGAGTAGGAAGAGGTATCCTGATGGTATATCTCCAATATGATGAATTGTAATAGCATATTTGCAACTCCTGAAAGTTGTAATGGTATATCTCCAATTAACCCATGGAAATGACCCAGTGGCATCAAAGGATCAAACCCTGGACTGGTTGGACCGACTTCATCTCAGGGTAGAGCCAGAAGATGAGAGGAATCTTGTCCATTGGCCCGAACGTCCCAATTGTTTCAGGTAATGTTGTCTATTTTGTAAGAATAGATTGCATCTACTTGTTTATATCATGAGTATCATACTGTCAGTAATCCAAAATGGTTCGACTGGACTGACCTGAAGCTATTTGCAGGTCTCTTTTACACGAGTACACGTTGAAGTGCAAGAGAATCAAAGATTGTATCCTTCGGGCAATGTCCAAGGCTCTAGGACTTAATGAAGATTACATTGTTGCCCAGTTTAGTAACAAGGCTCCCAGTTTTGCAAGATTCAACTACTACCCACCCTGTCCAAGACCAGACCTTGTCTTTGGTGTCAAGCCTCACTCTGACAGCGGTGTTCTTACCATCCTTCTCATGGACAAAGATGTTGGTGGACTTCAAGTTCTTAGAGATGGTGCCTGGCACAATGTTCCAACTAATCCCCACAGGTTGTTGATTAATATAGGAGACTTCGTAGAGGTACTTGCAATTCCAAATTATCTTCATTTTTATATCTGCCATGATGCATATTCTGGTAATCTGGTTGCTGATCCTCTGATCTGATCCTTACGGACACAGATAATGAGTAATGGGATCTTCAAGAGCCCAGTCCACAGGGCTGTCACAAACGCGGGGAAAGAGAGGATCTCATTGGCTATGTTCCATGGCCTGGATCCTAAGGAGGAGATTGAGCCGGCGACAGCTCTGTTACATGAGAAGCAACCGGCGCGGTACAGGAAAATTAAAGCCAAGGAGTACCTGGCTGGATTCTACGAACATTTTTGTAGAGGAACAAGATTTATCGAGGCTGTGAAGATCTAAGGGTGGTAGCTTAGTTTCTAACGGAGTATCAATGGTGAATGAAGAATGTTTTTTGTCGTGTGATGTACATAATATGGATCACCAGATGAATGTGCTGAAGGTCATCGCTGGGATTTTTATATATGAAGAAATTTCTTATGATTTGGGCCAAGTTTGTTCCATTCGGACCTTTTGTCATCGATTTAGGCCTTTATTCTATTTCATATATGGGCCGAACATTACTCGATAATAGGcccaatttttttattaaaaaacacAAAAGGGCGCTTAGCTTGAACGGATATAACATAACACACAGAAATCCTCTCGGGCTCTTCCGTTAATCGGCGGTGGCTCTGTTCAGAAGTTTATCGGCGGTGGCTCGTTGTCTTCAAGGGGCGACTGGGGTCCACCTCCGAAGGTGCGGAGGTGGATGCTAGTCTAGCAGAAGTCGAGAGGTTGGATCAGGCTCGAGGATCCCACAGCGGCGGTCAGTCACCAGCGGAAAGTTTCGGTCCAGGATCGAGGGTGCTCAGGGCACGGCCACGGTCAATAGGTTTTCGGCAATGGCCTCGTCACTGCAGCTTGTTTCAAAGCATTCGTGCGATGGAGCTTCCTCTAATCTGCGGTAGGGATTTGTGGAGTTCTCGATCTGCAAAGGATCTGGGGTTCTAgttgtaatttttattttgttgggCCCCTTTGTGCAATTTAGATGGAACAGATGTTCTCTGTATCCTTGTAGTTGTATGGTGTACCTGTAGTTGTACCGATCTTTTTACGTCTTACTTAACTCTTAATATAAgtatatttttgataaaaaatTGAAATAACACACAGTAGTACATTACTGTGTCTAACTACTATACGTTATACAAACCACTGCACATGCCCGTGATGTTctatattttttcaaatatttatttatttattttccacGATCACTCTCCAAGCATATTTGAACCAAAAAATGACCCTATATCTTTAGCGACTCGATAACTCTTTCcctcttggagaagtactcATAGTGAGTCGCCACGAAGTCCCAGAACTTAATCTTCCTGTACCTTGCCGGCTGCTGCTTCTCATCCAACAGCTCAGCTATTGGCTCGATCTCCTTCTCGAGGTCCGCAGAGTAGAACATGGCCAGCGACATTGTAACACCCAAGATCATTGGACCCGGATAATCCGAGTGAGGGCCGGATAATCCAGATGTGTCCTATTACTTGACCCCACATCATTTAAACCACACCCTCTCACTCACCGGttcactctcactctctcccgtcGATCCTCTCCCTCTCTATCACTCTCCCGAGCTCCCCTCTCCGTAAACCCTAGAAATCCAAGAATCCTCCCTCTTCCCTTGATTTCAAGGTCAAGGAAGCTTCAAATCGGGTGGGGGGCCTTCTTCCCCGCGAGTTCCTTCCTTGGGTGGCTTGGATTCAAGCTCTTGGTGCAAGGAAGAGCTCACCCCAAGGTAAAGAAATTTGCAATGGCTCGATCTCTTGTTCTAGATGGTTTTAGGCGATTCCCTCTTGTCAAAAACATCCACTAGCATCTATGAACTAGAGCCTAAAAGGGTTGTGGAtttggtgggcgattttcgccgcgtGCGCGCCGCCGTTCCCCTCAGGTTCGGATTATCCGGCCTAgtaccggatcatccgacccaacACTCTTTTTGTGCACGAAAATCGCTTCAGAAATgcccaggtccggatcatccggcctagGACCGGATCATCCGAAACCTTCCGGTGGCAAAAAGTACTGTTTGGCTGGATCATCCGGCGtagggtcggatcatccgatcagCACAGACCTTCAGTGCTTGTAAAATgcgtagaaaattgtagaaaaatggaaaaaatgcaaaatcagttttgttagcttcgtATTTTTATGCTTTATGGAATAGACCATGGATGGTATGGTTTGAGAACTTCTCCTATACAATTTTGTTTATACTAAATAAAGGGCTTTATAGCTTGTTATATGCATTAATAGAGAGTTAgattcatgcatgcatttctcatatcatatgcatacgtgtagcagttgcggcagaggaggtggtgtacgaggtggttgcggagccacaggagccgctggagcaggcccagcaggaggagaggtgtgagaacccggcccaaggcccagttcaccccagtgcagagcagcagcccgaaggcaagccccggtgcataacccagtattttaaatttatgaaacatatatatatatatatatatatatatatatatatatatatatatatatatatatatactattgtgcattacgtttcaggaattgtttgaaaTCTTAGTTGCATAATTCCTAGGTTCCCAGAGTCTTACTCTAGAATGTgtaagtcgagtaatttcctgttactcgcgagatataggaatTATTTATATTCTGGCATTTGAGTATTAAAGTTCAATTGGAAGAAAAGGGATGGaagaccggacggggaatgtGTATATCCGTTTGTGTCGATTGAGAACCGTTccgttgtcggctgtgctgatcggggattgaattgtactaaccgcatgccgggagtaggaggtagtcgaaaccggtaagcctagtactgcctcactTCAAAAGTACAGGACCCCATCTCACCTCTTGGGGTAGTCAAGTAGTCGCGGCGAaatgggatgcatgtatttacttttggtggtctcacgttgagctcggctgaccatatgatggtggggcggtcctgtagttcgaggcggggaggggaatggttggtgcgtgtggtccgacggggttTATGCGTgttgtgttggttaggtccacattgcaaggttaaatcggatcgattcgccgtatCTCGCGgtcatgagagccttgatctcttggtcacatcgtagtaaggaaatgAAATAATATGAGATAAAATGCGGGCTGATATTATTTAAATTAATGATTGGTTCACCATGATTGTTGTAGATTTGCAAATCATAGAGGATTAGTAGAATGACTACTTTatattgaagctaaaacttggaaaataaggactcacttgTAGATGCTTCTTTTCCACAAAAACTAACTACTAGCCAAAAAgcattgcatgtctagatatgtgggctaagtatacccaatagtcgggtaagtcttgctgagtattagttgctcagggttgtTGCCACCAAATGTTTCAGGCCATccggacgtcgacttctgcccctgttgtattaagttcatccgccgggatgcagaggggtgtgaagtggtggagcgagacccctaGATTAGGGAGTTGTCGGGTTGCACACTTGCGGGCTGAGTGTGCAGCCTCTCTGTTTTGCGTAGACCGGTCTGCC
Proteins encoded:
- the LOC120669029 gene encoding protein SRG1-like; the encoded protein is MADESWRIPMLVQELAAKVQLPPSRYVQPEQYHPVSLVVAAEKPEPIPVIDLSRLLAADSADDEGSKLRFALQSWGLFLVDNHEIETSLMDDLINASREFFHLPVEEKQKCSNLIGGMGFQLTHGNDPVASKDQTLDWLDRLHLRVEPEDERNLVHWPERPNCFRSLLHEYTLKCKRIKDCILRAMSKALGLNEDYIVAQFSNKAPSFARFNYYPPCPRPDLVFGVKPHSDSGVLTILLMDKDVGGLQVLRDGAWHNVPTNPHRLLINIGDFVEIMSNGIFKSPVHRAVTNAGKERISLAMFHGLDPKEEIEPATALLHEKQPARYRKIKAKEYLAGFYEHFCRGTRFIEAVKI